Sequence from the Panicum virgatum strain AP13 chromosome 5N, P.virgatum_v5, whole genome shotgun sequence genome:
TCAAATGTGCCACAATTTGAGCACCTGAAATCAGGGCTACATGAACAGAGGAAATCAAAAGCATATAAAAGACCAAAGTACAAGGTCCATCAAGAGTATATTGACAATTTAAGAAAATGCAAAATAGTTCTTTGCAAGGGATTGCACATGTCATGACAGATctcaaatactccctccattctctattgatagtcctatttcaccttgacacaatgaccaaggaaaAGCAACCTTACTTATCATCTAGTTAATGTCACAAGACTTTTTGCTAGCCCCCCAATGTCTTTGCTAGAAACTCCTCGTTACtggtgctatttattgccatgGTCCTTATCAATAGCAAATAGGACTATCATTTGTGAATATTTCAGTTTTGGAAATGggactatcaaaagagaatggagggagtactaacaCTGGTTCAGTTCACAACATTATAAATCAGAAAACTACCAGCTGACTATTTGACAGTTCCTTCCACAAGAATTCAGAACCAAGACAAAACTACACCTAGTAATGACCAATATGTTTTCTACCCATATATGCAGCTACTGCAGGTCACCGAAATTTGTAGGAAATAACAGTAGAATATGAATATCTGCTTGCCCATTTCCTATGCACACAATCTACCAAACTTTAGGTGATAAAACGCATCACACAAGTTCTACCATATCCTAACTTCTAGTCCCAAGTGTATGTGTGATGGTGCTAACACCGTGATGAGCATCTACGACTCACATAATGCTCACCTAAAATTCCATCAAATATATCTACGACTAACAGTGTGATGAGCATCTACCAAGATTTAGGACATTGGATATTACAAATCTCACGAGAATGAAACATCTTTTTGTCAGAAGCTTTTGTTCTTTTATAGCAAATCACAGAAAATGTTCCTTCTTAATTGTTGGTCAAAAATAGCAGCAAATAGTATCAGCAGCAATAAGGGCTCTTGGCCATTATGTTAAGAAAAAGAGGCTCACCTAAATGGCTAAACTCCATATCCCTGCTTCTAATACCCAAGTGTGTGTGTAATGGTCCTTTATGAGCATACAAGACTCACATAATGCTCATCTAAATTCCATCAAATATATTGTTTGTCCATATTTACAGCAGGACGCAACTCATGCGGACTACCAAGAATTAGGACATTGCATATTACAAATCACGAGAATGGCACCTTTTTTTATCTCATGCGGACTACCAAGAATTAGGACATTGTAATGGCACCTTGTTTATCAGAagcttgcaattttttttgtcaaGTCAAAGAAAAAGTTTCTTCTTAATTGTTGGTACCAACAAATATCAGCGAATTTATATCAGCAGCAATAAAGAGTTAATAAAAAAAAGAGGTTCGGTAGTACAGTAATGAATTGGTCTGCAGTAATGATCAAAACTAAAAGAATAATAAACATAGTTTCCATCAGTTTGTTCAACGAATGATTCATGCAGTGCACCAATAGTTAGGGCATTGGCATTGGTGGATAAATGGAATATCCGCTCGCCATTATTATGGGGTACTGTCTGTGCATATTAACTACCAAACTAGCCACTAAATGTGATGAAATGTAATTAACATGTTCTAACATATCCATACTTCTAGTACCCTTAGTGTATGTGTGATGATCCTTTGTGAGCATCTATGAGTCATATAGTGCTCACCTAAATATCATCAACTTTATTGTTTGTCCATATTTACAGCAGGACGCAACTTATGCGGCCTACCAAGAATTAGGACATTAGGAGTATAAATGTAGAGAGATTATAGGGGACACCTGACACCCTaattttttggggggggggggggggggtgtttaTATTTTTACTCAGCTGATATGTTGGTTTCTGCAAATACAACTGGACCAGCAGTATGAGGTAATAAGTAGTTCAAGCTGataatcaagaatgaagaaaagtATCCTGCTAGGTTCTTATTAACTGTATCCAACACTTACAACTCACTCAATAATCATCTAAATTCCATCAACCTTATTCTTTAGCCTGCCAAGAATTAGGAGATTACAAGTTAAGAGCAACAAGAGGTATGTATTTACTATTTGCAGGCTATAATTTTATAACATGGTGATAAATTGGTCAGCAAATGCATACTCCTATTCCAATTTCCATTTTAGCACTTTCACAAATCCCACTTCTGATGGAAATATATGTTCTAGGGATCATTGAAACCAAACTAATTCCTCATTTTATTCCCTATTTTATATTTACAGCAAGGTACAACGCATGCATTACACAACTCATGCATAAAGCATACTAATAATCTTTTAGATAAATTATAGGTCAGTACAAGCAATGTAATATATTTCTCGAGGCACATTAACAAAAGAGATCTGGGTTACCAACATTGTCCGTTTACTATGATATATCAATACCAAATATGAGCCTAGTGTATACATGTAAATGCTTAAATGGAATACTTACACATGATAAGGAAGAGCCACGCTTGCGCTTTTGACTAGTCTCAGATGTACGAGTTCTGGAAGTCTTCACTTCTATCCTGTCTGGCGTGACCTGTGAAGTTCTTAATTTTTCCTTTGAAACAGGGTCTTCTGACTTAGATTTTCTGTTTGTCTTGTTAATATCCTTCTTCGACTTTCGACTGCTCTCAGATTGATGATCTTTATTTTTACTGATTTCAACATCTTTGCCCTTGACCAAGGAATGCATTTGTTTTAGCTCATCCTCAAGAAGCAACATCTTCTCTTTGGCACTGGTCACCTCTGCTTGGAGTCTGTCGATTTCATCATCCTTCTTTTGGGCTGCCACTTGCAGTTCATCTACATTCTTCAGAAGCTTTTGTGCTGCATCAGTAGCTTGCTTGGCCTCTATGTTCTTGATCTTAATGGTCACCATATAATCCCGCTCCATGGTCTTCAACTGGTTCCACACAAAATCTTTTTCTGCATTTAATGCTGAAATTTGCTTGTCCTTCTCTGAGCTCAGAGTCTTGTAAGCTTGCTTCAGTTTCCGTATCTCTAGCCGCAGACCTTTTCCACTTTGCTGATGATCCGCACTGTTCTCATTAAGCTGTGCCTGACTTTCAACCTCCTTCAGTTTTGCCTGATGTAGGAAAGAAGAGCAGAGAGATAAAAGATCAGTGAGATGCACAAACTATACTACATGTGAGTTATGACATCCACAATGGTGCAGTCAACTCATGCATACAGCCAACTCATGTTTCAGTAATCACCTTTAGTTCAGAATTTTCAGCTGTCAAAGCAGCAATAGCACTTCTGAATTCCTCTGCGTCACTATCTGTGATTTCTGGTTTGAGCACACAAGGAACAATATCAGCAGTAGACAATGAACTCCTTTCCAAAATTTATATGCATTTATTTAACACAGAATACAAATGCCATCACCTTCACTAGGAGTGAgtggttttgaaaaaaaaaaaggagatggACTAAGTGTTATTTGAGATGGAAAGCAAAACGTAGTATGTCTGATGTCATCAAATATAAACTCTTGTTCTGCAAACCTTTCAAACAATGTGAAAAATGCCGTGCAAATCTAACTGAATCAGCACAATTGTAAAGCCCATTTAGGTGGGCAAAATAACAAGCGTTCAAGGTTCTTGATAAATAGGCTGTTTTATGGTCATCTATGCAGCTTTAAGATCCACAAGTAAGATAATACAGCAGGCGTAATGTTCAGCAACAAGTGGAATTTCAGACTCCAACATGGAGATGTGATTCACAT
This genomic interval carries:
- the LOC120674245 gene encoding TNFAIP3-interacting protein 3-like isoform X2, with the translated sequence MAKGSGGSPAPPRGQVYLPEWRRLYDRLLKMLREEHALAEELAIERAHLAAELELQRIGRRGREEIFQARIQQIWREEELRKRVEKAEREVLIGGKDLESRCYQKLVEITDSDAEEFRSAIAALTAENSELKAKLKEVESQAQLNENSADHQQSGKGLRLEIRKLKQAYKTLSSEKDKQISALNAEKDFVWNQLKTMERDYMVTIKIKNIEAKQATDAAQKLLKNVDELQVAAQKKDDEIDRLQAEVTSAKEKMLLLEDELKQMHSLVKGKDVEISKNKDHQSESSRKSKKDINKTNRKSKSEDPVSKEKLRTSQVTPDRIEVKTSRTRTSETSQKRKRGSSLSCAKE
- the LOC120674245 gene encoding spindle apparatus protein lin-5-like isoform X1, which translates into the protein MAKGSGGSPAPPRGQVYLPEWRRLYDRLLKMLREEHALAEELAIERAHLAAELELQRIGRRGREEIFQARIQQIWREEELRKRVEKAEREVLIGGKDLESRCYQKLVEITDSDAEEFRSAIAALTAENSELKAKLKEVESQAQLNENSADHQQSGKGLRLEIRKLKQAYKTLSSEKDKQISALNAEKDFVWNQLKTMERDYMVTIKIKNIEAKQATDAAQKLLKNVDELQVAAQKKDDEIDRLQAEVTSAKEKMLLLEDELKQMHSLVKGKDVEISKNKDHQSESSRKSKKDINKTNRKSKSEDPVSKEKLRTSQVTPDRIEVKTSRTRTSETSQKRKRGSSLSCGSRRCSTRPPQVKAAVSPMLLPPSFTVPRLKTPTPPKLDVFTPLLP